The sequence AATTATGAACGGACCTTCTCTAAAGTAGTCAAATTTACTGCACCTGTGCCAGCTCCGGTAATCCTCGATTTATATACCCAAAAGGGAGGTAGTGGCACGGGCCAAGATGGAGGGATTTTTGAGGCTGAAAAAGAGGTCGTACAATTGACAGTATTAATGAAAGAGGGTGATCGGCCTGTACCAGGTGTTACGATCAATATTACAATCATAGATCCTAAGGGCGCTACTATCTCGAGGAGTGTTCAGACCGATATGGGTGGAACGGCTTCCTATACTTACGAATTGAAAGAAGATGCGTTAGAAGGTATATACAGAGTACTTGCTACCACATCATATAAAGGTATCATTCGCAAAGATAATGTCACATTCTCGGTCAGGGTCATAAGACCATCTGTAATCATCGTTGTAGCCTTATCATCATCTACCGTCGAATTGGGCAAAGATGTGGATATAATTGCCAGGGTCAGTGTCGATGGTTCACCAAAGGAGGGTGTCGATGTGACATTCCTAATTAGAGATTCAACAGGTAAGCTGATGTTGAATAAGAGCGCATTGACCGATGCTACTGGTAAAAGCTCCATATCTTATACACTACCGAAAGATGCTACTGTAGGAGCTTATACAATTTCTGCTACAGCTTCGTATAAGAAGGTTATAGCTACCGATAGAATTGAATTAAAAGTCATTTCACCTCCTACCCCCACGCCTACACCTACTCCACCTCCTACTCCCACACCAACACCTACTCCAACCCCAACACCCACTCCAACACCAACCCCAACACCAACACCTACTAGAGGACCCTCCATCAACTCTACAG is a genomic window of Nitrososphaerales archaeon containing:
- a CDS encoding MG2 domain-containing protein — protein: MLLTSLLNFNEISYAQIPLSVYVSTNKTLYSRGEAIVISGSVVDKDGNRVPGVTIAINITDPNNRPIYVKSVTSGDDGLFTDTYTLPADTLGGSYLLSVRASKAGYTTATGRTYFTVFVFTLQTNKESYSSDDALIVSGESAARDVLTIRLYNPLGALIALAQTQADATGKYSVTVTRWPSTIDDRFPTGNYTVRVTSINYERTFSKVVKFTAPVPAPVILDLYTQKGGSGTGQDGGIFEAEKEVVQLTVLMKEGDRPVPGVTINITIIDPKGATISRSVQTDMGGTASYTYELKEDALEGIYRVLATTSYKGIIRKDNVTFSVRVIRPSVIIVVALSSSTVELGKDVDIIARVSVDGSPKEGVDVTFLIRDSTGKLMLNKSALTDATGKSSISYTLPKDATVGAYTISATASYKKVIATDRIELKVISPPTPTPTPTPPPTPTPTPTPTPTPTPTPTPTPTPTRGPSINST